The Bacillus sp. 2205SS5-2 sequence TTTCTGTCTAGAACTGCGGTAAGAACGAATTCAGGCTGATCTAAGACCATTCTAACCGCTTCACTACCCATTTTCCCTCTTGGACCTGCAATAACGATTTTCACACTCATTCTGTATCGTCCTTTCTAGTCCAGCGATCTTTATCTCTCGTGGAAAATTTCCGCAATACTCTGTCATGCGCTTCTTCTAAGTTAATTCCTTGAGAATTAGCAAAACAAATTAAAACAAATAAAAGATCCCCAAGCTCTTCTTCAATCGTTTTCTCTTCCTCAGTTGTTTTTTTTGGTTTCTCTCCATAATAATGATTCACTTCTCTTGCTAACTCTCCAAGTTCCTCGGTGAGCCTAGCCATCATGGTTAAAGGACTAAAATAACCTTCTTTGAATTGAGATATGTATTGATCTACTTCATTTTGAAGTTCGACAATAGTTTTTTGCTTCTTCACTGGGTACTCCCCTTTCACCTTTTCTTTTCCATGTTAGCTAAAAGGAATGTTTTTGACAAATAATAATAACTATCTACTCGTTCGCTCATTGCTTGTACTGTGGACATCCTATATAATATTTCTGTTATACATTAGATTACTTTAGGGAGGAAAGAACATGTTGTTTGGACTTAGATTAAAAAACATTTTGTTTATTATCTTTGGATCTGCTATCTTCAGCTTTGGCATAGTTCACTTTAATATGCAAAACAATTTAGCGGAAGGCGGATTTACAGGTATAACGCTCTTATTATATTTTACCTTAAAAATCAATCCTTCTTATAGTAATTTACTTCTGAATATCCCATTATTCTTT is a genomic window containing:
- a CDS encoding nucleotide pyrophosphohydrolase encodes the protein MVELQNEVDQYISQFKEGYFSPLTMMARLTEELGELAREVNHYYGEKPKKTTEEEKTIEEELGDLLFVLICFANSQGINLEEAHDRVLRKFSTRDKDRWTRKDDTE